The following nucleotide sequence is from Cricetulus griseus strain 17A/GY chromosome 9, alternate assembly CriGri-PICRH-1.0, whole genome shotgun sequence.
TGATGAAGTATTTTGTGTATGGAAATGATGGAACTTTGGTTGTTTGACTGTATTAGGTCTCCATAATATCATAAGGACACCAATCAGGAATCTGCGGCGCagaggaaaggcaggaaagggaagtcctgaggagcaggaggatcagcTGGCCCGATCAGCAACCAACGACGAGTGAGCTTTGCAGCATACTAACTAACTAAACTAACTGCCCAGCTTGTTAGCTCCAGCTGCCCCTGTTAGCTGCGGTTAGCTGCAGAAGTTGTCGCCACCCTTTGAGGAGGCCTGGCGTCTGTCTCCTTCAATTCTCAGGATTTCAAGATGGCTACACAGTCAGCGCCGAAAGTTGTGCTAAAACGCACCACTAAGGTGTCTCTAAATAAGCGCTTTACTAATATTCTGAAGAACAAACAGCCGATGCCAGTGAATATGCGTGCTTcgatgcagcagcagcagcagctagccAGTGCTAGAAACAGAAGACTGACCCTGCAGATGGAGAACAGGCCCTCTGTCCCGGCAGTATTAAAACTTAAGCAAAGCTCAAAGCAGCGCCTGGGTAAGAGGAACATCCAGGCACGTTTAGGCCGAACCATAGGTACCCTGGCCAGGGAAGCTATTGGAGGAAGTGACCTACCCATCATCCAAAGAGGCTTGCCCCGAGGAGGACTTCATGGGGCATGTGCCAACAGGACTCCGCTTAGGGGCAGGAAGTTGCTCCAAGGTAAAAACCTGCTCCAAGGTGGAAGAGCCTTAGCTACAGGAATGGACTTAAGAAGAGGTGGTGTTCGAGCTCGTGGAGGTCNNNNNNNNNNNNNNNNNNNNNNNNNNNNNNNNNNNNNNNNNNNNNNNNNNNNNNNNNNNNNNNNNNNNNNNNNNNNNNNNNNNNNNNNNNNNNNNNNNNNNNNNNNNNNNNNNNNNNNNNNNNNNNNNNNNNNNNNNNNNNNNNNNNNNNNNNNNNNNNNNNNNNNNNNNNNNNNNNNNNNNNNNNNNNNNNNNNNNNNNNNNNNNNNNNNNNNNNNNNNNNNNNNNNNNNNNNNNNNNNNNNNNNNNNNNNNNNNNNNNNNNNNNNNNNNNNNNNNNNNNNNNNNNNNNNNNNNNNNNNNNNNNNNNNNNNNNNNNNNNNNNNNNNNNNNNNNNNNNNNNNNNNNNNNNNNNNNNNNNNNNNNNNNNNNNNNNNNNNNNNNNNNNNNNNNNNNNNNNNNNNNNNNNNNNNNNNNNNNNNNNNNNNNNNNNNNNNNNNNNNNNNNNNNNNNNNNNNNNNNNNNNNNNNNNNNNNNNNNNNNNNNNNNNNNNNNNNNNNNNccctaaatatgagtctccttgctatgttacttcctgcctggatcagcacttctctactacatttcccagaatcctctttgactcctagtcctgtctaacttcctgtctcattggccaaacagtattttatttaacaatcaatgagataaacctacacagt
It contains:
- the LOC113837936 gene encoding chromatin target of PRMT1 protein-like; the encoded protein is MATQSAPKVVLKRTTKVSLNKRFTNILKNKQPMPVNMRASMQQQQQLASARNRRLTLQMENRPSVPAVLKLKQSSKQRLGKRNIQARLGRTIGTLAREAIGGSDLPIIQRGLPRGGLHGACANRTPLRGRKLLQGKNLLQGGRALATGMDLRRGGVRARGDVVTFTKV